The Lonchura striata isolate bLonStr1 chromosome 13, bLonStr1.mat, whole genome shotgun sequence DNA window AGCAATGGAAATCAGATTAAGTGATACAGCTGTACAGAGGAAATATTTCCACAGGATAGATGAGGAATAAGAGGTTGAAACCAGCTGCCTTCTAAGCACAGGTTCTACCCCCAGTAGCCCCAGAACCTCTTCCTCTGTTCACAGGACTGCCACCTCCAGACACAGCACCACTTAAGCAGCTTAACCTCAGGCTGATGCCCAGCCCTCattccatttgcttccagccagctccagccatATGCAAAGCTGAGCCAAAGAGTGCTTTTGGCTTCTGCTGGCTGTCTCTGTGCTCAAGGGCTGTGTGTGTTCAGGCTGGTACCGTCCCACATGCAGCAAATACTTCAGAGGGTCCACTGAGGTAGTGACAGCCCCCCACAACTCAACCCACCATGTCTAGAAGAACAGAAGAACTTCCTACAACTTGCTAGGAGGAGACCCTGCAAAAAGTCCCCAAGAAAAGCTTGGGAGACAGAGCCCAATAAAAGAAACTGTGCCTAACATCTGGCTGCTGCTCGGAGAAGCCAAGAGCAGGGCACAGGTTTTCCCTCTTTGCATGATCACACTTCATGGTTAATGGATTTACCGTTTCCAACGGAGTTCTCTTCCACATCTCCAGTGCGGAATATCCTGAGTGTGGAGGCCCTGCTTCTCAAGAAGAACACTCCATGCTTATCCTCCAGGCATAACATAAACTGAGAAAAGGGAACCCAGAGCACAGTGATACTGGTGTGAGTACAGGATGGCACAGGGAGACTGACACCATAGTGCTGCTGGTCCTGCATGAGAGCCCAGCACCTCTCCCACTACAAACAGCATTTAGCACAAAAGTTAAGTcaaaccagcaggaaaaaagggtGTTCAGAAGCATCTGGATAGAACTGACACAGAACCAAACAGGACAGAAAGTAATGGGCAGAATGTAATTAAAGCACAACTAAGTTTACTTAAAAGGTAGTAAGCTAGGATCAAATACAATCTAATGGAAGTGGGAAATCACACATGTCCATGAGAACAGAGGGTGACCTGAGAGACGGGGGAAAACACCACTTTTCTTGTGTTCAACTTAAAAGAAGAAAGACTGGATAGAAAATTTCCAAGAACTCTCTTCTTGGAGAACAGATGTCGGTCACTTGCTTAAAAAGAATTCTGACACCTCTTCCCAGGTGTGCCATGTTTTTTGGGACCCTTCCCCTGTGCCACAAGCACTTGCTCCCAAACCAGACCATTCCTCGAGCAggtcctcctcacctccacagGTGCGATGCCATTGTTACGGACGACCAGGGGCAGCGTCTCTGAATCCCCCACCTGGAGCCTCTTGAAGCGCAGCACGGCGTTTCCCCTCTTGCTGCGAGCACTTGGGCACACGACTGTCAGCTGTGGCTCGAGCCCCTTCCCGCTGATATGGAAGGTCACGATCCGAGGTTCAATtctcacagagctgcaggagagacGCAGAAACAATTTCAGCTGGCACTAACCCATTTCTCACGGGCAAGTTAAGCAGCAAGGGCCACCCACAGTGTTTTCCCTGCTTGGTGCTCATGTACCGCACAACACAGCCCCCACCAGCCTCTTCCCAATCCACTCAGGGCCATTCACAAGAGGAATCTGCTCCAAAGAGCCAGAGCCTTCCACAATAACAGTTAAAACTAATTCCACTTAATTGAATCAAGCAGTGCAGCAGGTAAAAAACGAGGCATCAGATGAGATATGGCAAATCCCCTGGCTGCAGTGAGATGAGACATGCAACAAGCAAAAGCATAGCTTAATTGTTGTAGTGTGTTTTTATATTCCTGTAACAGTTGTGCAGCGGCTCTCCCCTCCACCCGCCATTTTCTCCCAGCGGCTCTGCCCCGCGTTTTCCCGCCGCCCCCTCAGCGCCGATCTCCCTCACAGCGCTCGGGCACTtccccgctccccgctccctGGTCCGTCACTCGGCTCCCAGCGCCTTCCTCCCGATCTGCTCCCTGGGCCTCGAGGGATTGGATGAGGGCCCGGGCTCCCTCCCTTCAGTTTCCCCATTGGTTTTTGTGTCTGTCTATCCTTTCACCTTCCACTGCCCCAAATCCCGCACGGGTCAATGGGCGTTCCCTTCCCCCTGCTACCGCCCCGCTATTTAAGACGTTGCAAAAGCCTCGAGGGCGCTTTTGGCTGCTGGATTCTCCGTGGCACTGGGTTCCCCGGAGCCTGGATTAAACCTGAAATTGTTTCCCTAGCCTTGAGTCGGCTCCCTCGTTATCTCCTCGGACGCCGCCTCTCCGCCACCCAAGGCAGACAGTGAAACTTCTGCCTCAGCCGCTCCCCGGCTCTCCTGGAGATCCAGGGGAGCGTTCCCCGCAGCTGGCCGTGCCTCTGCCGGGCAGGGGAAGCCCGGCGGCTGCAGCTTGGCACGGCGGCACTTAATGAATGCCAGGGAATCAGAGGATCACTTAATTGTACGGAAACAAAGAGCAAAATGTGCCTGCTGACCTGCTGGCACAGAAACTGCTTCATCTAAACCTTTGTACTTGGAAACGGccagagctcagctgcagcacatcTCAGTAGCTTCCAATTCGCTACGGAGTATTTCCCTGTCTTCATGGTTTCTCACAGAGAATAAATCATCAGCCTCATTTTTCTGCTCTAAGAGTTACTCCTAGATCATCTGATGCCAAGAACTCTGCCTAAGGCTACCGAAAGCATTAGAGCTAACAAGAGGTCTGTGCCTTCCCAGGGGAGAGGCAGCTGTCAGTGAGGCCTCCCCCAGTATTTCACAGGGTTAGTTACCATTTTGGGATGACAAGGGAAGCCTTGATAATGCAGTCGTAGTCCTGTTCGTCTGGTGGGGTGAAGGTCACCTTCACAAGAGCATAGGATGAGGCGGCAATGGACATCTTGACTGGATCCACCTTGAAAATGCTTTcgatagggtttttttccttggggGAACCCAGAGAGCAGTGTTAGGAGAAAATACCTTTCATCATGACACAGTTTTATTCATAAATGCATTACTGAGAACAGCCCCAGACAGTGTCTTCCTTCCTGCTTCCCTGGACaggctccctccctcccagggcaTGCTGACCTTGTGCTAAAGCATTGTGTGTTTTGAGTCctggcagctgccccagcctATATGGGAGGTGGGCACTGCATGGAAGATCCTGCAAATAACCTAGAACTGGCAttcaaagagaaggaaaagccaGGGAGCCTGAGAAAATGGTCTGCTTTGAGCCCTGGCATGTCAATTCGTAACTGAGAAAATGCTCTGCTTTGAGCCCTGACATGTCAGTTCATAACAGCCCGTCTCCGAGTGTGCTTCCAAGAGAGGTTTAGAAGGATTCACTTCTCCCACTGAAGACCCAGAGGTGTGAGCCAAAACCTTGCCCCAGACATGCAGAATTCCACACAACTgttccctggctctgctgctctctcctgCAGTTTGAGCTGCACTGAGCTAGCCTAGTCTGGGCCACAGGAAGCAATGCATCTGGAGAACAAAACAGGCTCTCACACGGCCTTTAGAGGACAACCACCACCTTGGCCTCCGTTCTTACCTCTCCAGGCAGGGGTTTGATGGAGAGGGCCACATCACATGGCAGACGGCTTGCATTGTAAATATTGAAATGAGCTTCAGCCTCTTGCCCAACCACAACCTTGTGGAAGACGAATTTGTTCTCATCTCTGATGAACAGGCCCGCGCCTTTCAATGACTGCAGCTCGTGGCAGAAGTTGGTGCTGCTGCAGATCGGGTACTCCTTGAAGATTAACTTGACATCTTTAACAAGTGCTGTGGACAGACCAGAGGGGTGAGCATGGAGAAGCCTCCCTGATGACCCTGCTGGCCTCTCAGAAGCCTTGATAAGCCCTTTCTGCCTGGGTGACTGCTAAACCCAGCCTTGGGTGGGGGAGCTGGCTGTGAGGATGGAGCTCAGTCAACCTCAGTCTTAGAGAGCATTGCTTTCCTTTTATCCTTCCATGCATCCCTCTCAGCCTGGAAGGGATGAGTCCACTGGTGGACTTGAAGAGGGCTGGAACCTCTGAGGATTTTAAGGTGGGACACCAGGGCTAGCGTGCCTCTCTATCCAAGCAGCAAGTTTAGGTGCTGATCAGCAGCAGGTGTGACTGTGGGCAGTAGGTACCTGGGAAGTAGGACTCGGCCATCAGGGTAAAGGGAATGCCGAGGGGATTGTCCTTGGGGTCTCTTCCTGTGATGTCAATGTAGAGCTGCTCCTCATATATCCCCTCTTGCCTGGCGAAGCATTCCACTCTGATCACCTGCTGGCCCCACGGATGGACAGAGCCAGAGCAGGGGGACACCTTGAACATGCCAAGAATGAGGCGATCCTGCAGAAAAAGTTCCAGGAGAGGCTGATGGCTAATAGCTGTGCCTTCAGCACCCCAGCAAGGAATATGTCCTGCCTTGGCTTCCAGCTGGGCCCAAGCAcccagtcccagggcagggaaggatgACTGCATGGCCCAAAGGCAGCTCAAGGCTGAGAGCAACAAGCCAAGAGGCGCTGCAAGCCTGTCCCAAGTGGCAGAGAGAAAGGAGTCCGAGTGTAAAGAATGAAGGTGGTAGCTGTGATCCTTCAATCTCCAGAGGTAACATAGGAGAGCAGAAATATCTGTGAGAAATGATGGGAGAGAGGTAGAgactgggaagaagaaaaagcaatgttGTCTGAGCTCTGTGGACTGGGAGTTCAGTGGGGgatgtttttgcttctgtggTGTTCACAGACCTATGCTGGCTCGCAGCTACCAAACACAGGACCTGCTCCCCCCTCTGTTGACCCTACAACTCCAGGTCAGAGCCAGAGTACAGAACGTTCAGTGGGACTGAGCAGATACTGGACTCCATCCTGCAGACCACGTTCCATCCTGTGGCGATGAGCCCCCAggcctgggcacagcagcatcTTCTCACATCCCTTGCAGCAGCACTACTGGGGAGCAGGAGTCATTCACCTGTGTTGAGGAGCTTGATTTCCTTCCTGTTGAGAGCTCTGTAGCTGATGGAGCAGATTCCCCTTGCTTTGAACTGAGGGGAGAAAGCAAAGATATTTGTCATGCTGAGCTCCCCTGCCTTTCTCTGAGGCCAAAGCTGGCCTTCCTTCTCACAGAGGAAAGCCTTCTTGCTCCTGATGGCTCCCAGAGAGCAGCCTGTAGCACCCATTGCTGGACAGAGCAGCTTTATCACCAGCTTTGTACTACACATGGGGATACTGAGACATTTTTTTGTTCCCTCTCCCCTAGCCAGGGATGCAAATGGATGATAGCTGTGGCTGCCTGCCACATACCAGCTGTGGGGTGGTGCCTCCTCACAGGAAGGGTGGTGCAGGGCTTCTCATACCTTTTTCTTTCCAATGCAGATGCAGCCTCGTCTGCTTGGCGGATGTGGAATTTGAAGTTGACCATGCCTTTGTTCTTCAGCACAAGAGTCCGGCTCTTCCTGGTGCCCTTGATCATGGTACCGAAGTCGGTGGGTGAGGCAGGCTCAACGCTGTACTTGCTGTACTCAGCTCTTGCTGACACCTTCAATGGGATGTTGGCGACAGCCTGGCCTCCTTCCCTTGAGCTGCCATCTATCACCTGTGTCCACAGGAAGGGAGGTAACCAAAGCAAAGAGGCCAGCCTCTACCCCAGTCCCAGCCTCCACATCCATCCATTTACCCTCCCTGTTTAAGCACCTCCTCCAGAGTCAGATGCTCAGCTCCACTTAGGAAGCCTCCCAAATGGTTTTGAAAGGCTTTGTTTGTGTATGTAGCAGAGAGGATTCTCCAGTAAGGCACTCCTTCCATTAGACACCTATCCTGTTTATGCTCCCAGAACACCGTGTGATAAcacagcctggcccaggcagctcACCTGGCAGTACAGGATGGGCTTGTTCTTGAGGACAATTTCACTTGTGGGGTGGAAGAGCATCTCAATATTCACACCAGACTGGGAGGCAGTCAGCATGCCTGACTGAGGCTCAACAGTAAGTGGGATGCCAAGTCTTGCATCCTGGGACCTGCATCCTTCAGCATGAAACtggggagaaagggaaggaatGGAGATCTCTGCAGTTAAAAATATAGGtaccaccagcacagccaggacttTGCATTGgaccagaaaaaaaggaaagggagagtccagctctgctcagggaaTCCTGGATCTTGACAGAGTGCAGTCAGTCATGAGGTTACTGCAAGAAACCTTAAGACAAAATTTTTCATTCACTCTTTACAGAGTctcagaaagagaaaggaggtgACCATCAAAGAAAGGCAATGAATCTCAGCATTTCAGTGGCTGACATTTCTGGGGCTCTCCTTTGGGCTCCAGCTGAGCTGTGAAGAACTGCTGGTTTGTGTCTGGATTCTCTGGTAGAATAATTGAGATCAGAGAGCCCAAGTTTTTTATTTACCATGAGGCAGCCAGCATGGAAACAGTTCTAGCCATTGACAGAGGGACAACACAGGCTTGGGAGCCTGAGGAAATGCTCACTACCAGGCAGCTGGACTCACCTGTACTCAATGTTGTATACCCCTTTGCTCTTCAGACTCAGGACTTTCTTCACATTATCCAGGACATTAATGGTTCCAAATTCCAAGCTTCCATCTGGACCTGCAGAAAACCCACAGAGCAAAGTCAAACATGGTTGCAGAATATACCAGGTCCCAAACTACATGGAGGTCTTGGCACAAAACCCTTTTCAGCAAGTTTCCATTCTTGGAAGTGTTTTCCAGCTACTTGTCTACCCTTTCTCTTCCCACTCAAAATATCTGCAGGCTTAGTACCTAAGGAGCTTGTCTCCCATTTCCTCGCTTCCAAACACAAATCCAATTGCTTTATATGCTGTGCTGAGCCTGTGGGAGTTGCAACTGCCTGTTTACATCACTGTTCTTTCaaagccccaaaatccaatCTGCACATGAAGCTGCACACTTCAGAGTTCAGAGGGGAGAGAGTTAAGGCTGTCAGTGCGCTGACAATGCTTTATTCCATGCACCTTGCAGGGTACGTGCTTTATGTGTCCATGCCATCCttgcatcccatcccatcccatcccatcccatcccatcccatcccatcccatcccatcccatcccatcccatcccatcccatcccatcccatcgtGCTTTGGTTGCCCACCTCCCAAGGTAATGCAGTGCACCTGGACTGCTTTGTTTGGGAGGCATCCACTGACCTTCAGGGATGTCGATGCTCAGAGGAATGTCATAGACTTCTGCAGAGATTTTGATGTTTTCAGTCTGAACAATCCCCAGGATGTTTTCTGTATCTGAAACCTAAGGCAGCAAGAAACAGACACTGTTCATTAATTATTCTTTTGGTAGACAGCCTGACAATCCTTGTCTCTGCTGGCTGCTTCCCCTACGGCCTCCCTGGCTTCACAAGCATTGGAGGACTCCCAAGCTTTGCTGTTTATCTCATGGGCTGCCCCAGTGGGATTCTGCTGCAGTAAAAAACCCTGTCAGCCCAACTCTGCACTCCCACAGCAGGGAATGTTGCTGCTAAAGCATCCTTGAGAGGCACAGAGATGTAAGAACAACCACAAGAAGTGTGAGGTGTCTCAGAGCAGGTGGCATTGACAACCTTCTCCAATCACCTAGCACCCTCTCTGAAATGCAGTCCCTAATCCACGGGGAACAAAATCCCAGGGGGAGAGTTTGTTGCACTATGCAAGAGCTTCAGAGAACGTCCAGGAGGAATGTAGAGATCACGCTGCAGTCTGTACAACCACACAGCAACCTTCAACCACTCACAGGGACAAGGTGGTTGTGGTACAGGCTCAGGATGCAGTGTCTGGTAATCTGGGGGGATGTGGACGCACTGCACATTCTGGCAAACGCTGTGCAGAGGCAGAAGCTGGGGTCACAGCACCCTTGTGTCTGTCAGGTGCAGCTCTTCCTGGCTCTGTCCCTAGCagcacacagctgctcactgTGCCCcgctctgccaggcagggcacagcccctcTCACCTCTAATTGGAGGCTCTTCTCAATGCTGCCAGGCTGCCCGGCCTTGAAATGCACTGTCACTTCAAACTCTGAGCAGGGATCAATGGTGCCGTTATCTCGTGACAAGGGGAAGTCCTCAGCAAGGTCATCCAGCCCACTGAGCTGCCAGGCCACGGGCAGCAGGGTGTTGTTTCTCAGGACCAAGGTCCTgttgtcagtcctgcagagacAGGAAGGCACTTGGTGTCAGCTGCCGGATGGTGACACCAGCCTGGCCACTGAATGCAActtggagcagctccatccATGCCCTGGAAACCAGGGTcaaatgttttctctttgtcaCAGGTTTTGGAGTGCTTGTGGGATGACTGACCTGTGCAGAAGCAGCTTGTCAAAAGACAGCTCCAGGGGGCTGACCTCCAGCTTCACGTGCACCCCATGGCAGCACAGGCTGAAGACCACTGGCTCTGGGTTCTTCCCAATGCTGCAGATGAGTTTGTCTTGCAGGAAGCCAGGGGAAGTGGGGTATGCCCAAATGGTCAGCTCCTGGACACGGCCCCACAAGAAGAAATTGAAAGAGCTCTGTGtgtgagcaggaggagcagcccctgggcacttctACGGTGCCTGCTCCGCCTGCCCTTCTCCTACCTGCTTCTCCTTTGGTTTCAGCGCCATCCTGCGAGAGTTCAAGAGGAACGTCGCTGCTTTCCCAGCATTCTCAAAGGAGAACTGGACCTCTATGTTCATGGGGGAGTTGTTGAGGATGGTTATTTTCTCCGAGTTGCTGGGACAGTTCTGGCACTTGTACCTGTCCACAAAAGGGGAAAAGGCTGCAGAGCAGACTGCTGCCCTTGTCACACACAGAGGAGAGCACCGTGTGCACCTGAGGAAGCAGTGCTGGAAGACCCTGCTCTAACAAACAAGTGAGGGAAATGGATCCCAGTCAGGGGCATGGCCGTGTGCTCAGCCTTGCCTTACTCTGATGCCTTCCCCCAGACTTGGTGCCTCCAGCCCAGAAGCCTGATGATGCTCAGGCCACTTTGAGAGTTTTTGATACAATGCAAATTCAAAGGTGCCCAGAAAAATAACAGTGCACCAGGCACATGGGttctttccccttctttcttGGTGTGCCTTCCCTGCAGGGTATAAAGAAAGGCTTTTGGAAAAAGAGTTTAGCTAATCTTTTTCATCAAAGTCATGAAACTGGTTTGAATTTCATGGGTTAGCTCAAAGTCTGAGAAAGAAATATAAAGCATCAATTTTcaagagaaatgcaaaaatataaCAAATGACCCTTCTCTCAGGTGTGGAAATGACTTTGGAGTGAAAGGGTAAAAGAAGCAAACACAAATCCCAGACCATCCATCAATCTGGCTAATGATTGTCTGctattttaaactattttgaTTTCATTTCCTTGGGCTGTCAAAATAGACTTAGCCCTCCAGAGTTCCTATGGAGACAAGACCTGAAatattactggaaaaaaaagagtgacaGTAAAAGTAGAAATACACAATAGCTTCAATGACAGTGTGTTTAGGCAAACTTTATCCAGCAGTGAGGATGCAACGTTTTTACAGGAAAATGTAATTCCTGCTGTACGTTCCTCCTGATACCCATTGGCAGGTCAACCATAAAATCTTATTAATAATTCCAGATTAATAAAAGGTTTACAAAACCATCTACAGAATAATTGCTTGATCAGGCTACTTGCAGAGCTCAAAGCATTTCAAAAATCACCATAAAGTTCATTTTCTAAGGGGTGAAGCTGAGATGTGGAGGGGGACAGAAGTTGCCCCCAAATCACTTTTGGACTGGCAGCAGCTTGTGGCTCTGGCCACCAAGGCGGCCACCAAGACACCCactgggcaggcagagcagctcctccaagGCTCATTTGCCTCTTATCTGCTCAAGTTCACACATCTGTGGTCCTTCAAAACCCATGTGTCTCCCAGGACTCTGCTGGGGACTGCCCTGGATTGTGCCACCAGGACAGCCTGTTCTCCCTAGGTGTGTCCACAGAAGTGCAAAGCCCAGCAGGGAGCACATACCAGTCTCTTGATTTCCCACACAGCAGCGGTCCAAAATGGAATTGCTTTGTGCTCTCAACATATTCCTTGAAGATGATGTCATCTGCCTCCATGGTCTCCCTCCACTGTGGAAACACCAGCCTGGGCAGAGAAagtggggaaggaggagctATGAGATGCTCCAAGTAGGAAATGTAGTCAGAAAGCCAAAACCCTTCCTGGTGGCTGAGGCACCATCTGCCttgccagctccagcacaggaggaggtGCTGGGTGACCTCAGGCAGCACGATCTGCCCAGGCAGAAGCCCCAGGGGtcagccctggctgtgagttcaggggcagctgtgctgtgggggctgccaggggccagcCTTACCGTGGGTCCTGGCTGATGCTGGGGTACAGGCCGgtgccacagcagggcagctcGTACGGGTGCTTTGTCTGCATGAGCTCAAACCTCAGTGTCTGCTCAAATTTCCCTGGCTTTTTGGTGGAGAAGTGGACCTTCAGTTTCACCTCACCGTGGGCAGGCACTAGCCACTGGTACCGTTTCAGCCTGTCAATTAAAGAGGAGCCTTCAGACATTGCTGAGGAGCAAACGAAACAAGGAGGGTGCACTCGCCATCCCGtggaggcactggcacagggtcACTGTGGAGCTGGGGATGATGGGCCTTGTTTGGCCAGAGGACCAAAGAAGCAGAGGCATCACTTCCTCCTGTGCGCCTCACCTGAGGAATTCTGTGGGGTTTGAGGCACTTTCCAGCATACTTTTGGACCTTGTTGCAGAGGAATCCTGGGGActtctctgcttctcctttAGAGAGCTgtctctgctggctgctgtACCTGTCTTTGGTTGGCCCTCAGCAGAACTGCCCTTCACATTTGGGGCCTTGGCCtaaggggagagagaaaagggagggaGAGGTGAGCCCTGAGACATCCCCATCCTGGAAAGCAAAATGAGGGTTTGTTCACCAACAGAAGAGAGAATAAATAAGTCAGTCCACCTGCCCATGGACTTGGTCTTCCTTATTGGTGTTTTGCCTAGGACACTCCTTCAAACTCAGGACTCTCCTCAAAGCAAGTTGATGGTTTTAAGTGATTTTTTACCTCTTGTCTTACAGAACTGCTCTGTCTCCACAGAGCTGTCTCTTTTGTCCCATCCCTGACAGAAAGGAGACCTGCAGACACGAGGCCCCATCACATCTTCACTACCTCtccacaatgctctttccatcCAACCTGTCCCCCATgcccccatccagcctggtccctgccctggcaccacTGGAGCACCCACCAGATTGTCTTCCACAGCAGCACCTCGCGGTGCCACAATGGTGAAGGGCTCCACACGCTCTGCCCGGCCCAGCCGCTCCTCTGGGTACTTGACCAtggagagcacagcagcaggggcaaGGGGAGGGCCGTCGGGACGCAGTCCCAGATGTTTCAGCATCTAAATCAGAAGAGAAAATCCTGCTTATACTTCTGTCTCCTCCATCCTTCTTCAAAGGCACTGGGCTTTTGGCAATGGGTTTTTTGACTTATATGAAGTATAAGTGCTTTGCTATGCCCAGTGGGGTGAGCAAGCTCCAGAGCAGAATCAAGAGCTACCAAGTGGGACCAGGAGAGAAACCTCTCCCAAGTGACTCAGCGGAAGAAAACAATGACTATGAGCTGCCCTGTCTTGGGACTGTTTATAATGATTTCCGGGCTGGGAAACTCTGAACAGATGGGACACTTGTACACAAAGCACTCACACTTCCTGCCCATCTGAGGGATGGTGATAACCTCCCCATCCACACAGATGGTACAGAGCCATTGTGGAACATCATCAGGGGCCTGGACAAGGCTCTGTGCCATTATCACCTGGGGGACACAATGCTCCAGGGCCCACCACCACGGCAAGATCAAGATCTCAGCCTTGCAGGGTTTTACCTGGTCTTCCGTTGGCAGCTTCCCATCCCTCAGGATCTCCCTGATCATGGCCTTAGGATCTGAGACCTGGATGTCCAGGCATGGCACCCCAACATGCTTGTCACTGACTGCCCCTTCTGCAGCTTCACTTTGCATCCCCAGCTGAGATGACTGAAGACTCCTTTGGCCTACACGTTCACGTTCAGgcttcttcaccttctcctgAGGCTTACTGGTTTTCTTTAGACCTTTGTTTTCACCTGAGGGCTGGGACTTGTTTCCCTTTTGGATCATAGGTAACTGCATAGTACCCTGAACTCTGTCCCAGGAGGAGAAAACCTCTGCGATGTTCTGCTGTGACGACTCGTAGATCTGAAACCTCAGGATCAAGTTCTCCATCTCAGCTGGGTCCTCTAGGATATTGGCTTCCCCCTTCTCTGGGGCTTTGGTTTCCTCCTTCCCAGAGGTTTTGGTTCCCCTTTTCTGTGGGGCTTTGGAGTCCCTCTTCTCTGGGGCTTTGGAGTCCCCCTTCTCTGAGGCTTtggtttcctttttctctgagatttttgtttccttctcttctggGG harbors:
- the LOC144247091 gene encoding LOW QUALITY PROTEIN: hydrocephalus-inducing protein homolog (The sequence of the model RefSeq protein was modified relative to this genomic sequence to represent the inferred CDS: inserted 1 base in 1 codon) — its product is MENLILRFQIYESSQQNIAEVFSSWDRVQGTMQLPMIQKGNKSQPSGENKGLKKTSKPQEKVKKPERERVGQRSLQSSQLGMQSEAAEGAVSDKHVGVPCLDIQVSDPKAMIREILRDGKLPTEDQMLKHLGLRPDGPPLAPAAVLSMVKYPEERLGRAERVEPFTIVAPRGAAVEDNLAKAPNVKGSSAEGQPKTGTAASRDSSLKEKQRSPQDSSATRSKSMLESASNPTEFLRLVFPQWRETMEADDIIFKEYVESTKQFHFGPLLCGKSRDWYKCQNCPSNSEKITILNNSPMNIEVQFSFENAGKAATFLLNSRRMALKPKEKQELTIWAYPTSPGFLQDKLICSIGKNPEPVVFSLCCHGVHVKLEVSPLELSFDKLLLHRTDNRTLVLRNNTLLPVAWQLSGLDDLAEDFPLSRDNGTIDPCSEFEVTVHFKAGQPGSIEKSLQLEVSDTENILGIVQTENIKISAEVYDIPLSIDIPEGPDGSLEFGTINVLDNVKKVLSLKSKGVYNIEYSFMLKDAGPRMQDLASHXTVEPQSGMLTASQSGVNIEMLFHPTSEIVLKNKPILYCQVIDGSSREGGQAVANIPLKVSARAEYSKYSVEPASPTDFGTMIKGTRKSRTLVLKNKGMVNFKFHIRQADEAASALERKSSKQGESAPSATELSTGRKSSSSTQDRLILGMFKVSPCSGSVHPWGQQVIRVECFARQEGIYEEQLYIDITGRDPKDNPLGIPFTLMAESYFPALVKDVKLIFKEYPICSSTNFCHELQSLKGAGLFIRDENKFVFHKVVVGQEAEAHFNIYNASRLPCDVALSIKPLPGEEKNPIESIFKVDPVKMSIAASSYALVKVTFTPPDEQDYDCIIKASLVIPKW